In the genome of Ptychodera flava strain L36383 chromosome 13, AS_Pfla_20210202, whole genome shotgun sequence, one region contains:
- the LOC139147801 gene encoding monocarboxylate transporter 13-like — MKASMSTRDVATDTEDPAFNGQSRDGGCIGWLVVLGSHVCNLFVFGVSQAIGPLFVVVQRHFEESSARTSWILAFLTSVEFLLGPLSNVCVKKIGYRMTVMLGTIISSTGYFLSAFANRIEILYISLGLAVGFGYAIITPACIGIIAFFIRKRFALANVLAACGAGLAVFIFPPLLQALIDNYGWRGSVIVFSALNAQMAVSAALFRAPEEDPENNENNRSEQMSSEAKGLKLFLSRTADTCDFGLFKIYPTFVLFTVASTISIGIGYYGLPAHLVARAENKNMGSGADISLIVSVMGLAGIIGRLVIPVILHFTKKYMSTVKVYGLTLCFAGVCNLASPLAKTYVSYMVYASILGIPVGTFFGLIPQVIRDIVGSDFLTAGAGIGTFFIAIGSLIGPPCGGYIYDVTTDYNNSFYFYGSLLTVGGCMIMILEPYTTRRRRIAESTTRLTLSNLDLDKVCVAEVATQTDMNS; from the exons ATGAAGGCTTCGATGTCGACAAGAGACGTGGCGACTGATACGGAAGATCCCGCTTTCAATGGCCAGTCCAGAGACGGTGGCTGTATTGGATGGCTGGTTGTTCTCGGCTCTCACGTATGCAATCTATTCGTATTTGGTGTCAGCCAAGCCATAGGCCCGCTGTTTGTTGTTGTCCAAAGGCATTTCGAGGAGAGCTCGGCCCGTACTTCATGGATACTCGCATTTCTGACCTCTGTTGAATTTCTCTTAG gtccACTGTCAAATGTATGCGTGAAGAAGATTGGCTACAGAATGACTGTAATGTTGGGAACAATCATCTCGTCGACTGGTTACTTCTTGAGTGCATTCGCCAATCGAATCGAAATCCTCTATATTAGTTTGGGTCTTGCAGTTG GATTCGGTTATGCAATTATCACGCCTGCATGCATTGGCATCATAGCTTTTTTCATACGGAAAAGATTTGCACTTGCAAACGTGCTTGCAGCGTGCGGAGCTGGGCTGGCTGTGTTCATTTTCCCTCCGTTGTTGCAAGCATTGATCGACAACTACGGCTGGAGAGGATCTGTCATAGTGTTCTCCGCCTTGAATGCCCAGATGGCAGTATCCGCCGCCTTGTTCAGAGCTCCAGAAGAGGATCCGGAAAATAACGAAAATAATCGATCAGAACAGATGTCTAGTGAAGCTAAAGGTCTGAAATTGTTCTTGTCACGCACCGCAGACACCTGTGATTTTGGGCTATTTAAAATTTATCCTACATTCGTCCTGTTTACTGTTGCCAGCACTATATCAATTGGAATAGGTTATTATGGACTACCGGCACATCTTGTGGCGCGTGCAGAGAATAAAAATATGGGTAGCGGTGCAGACATTTCATTGATTGTCTCAGTGATGGGTTTGGCGGGAATAATCGGAAGACTTGTGATTCCAGTGATCCTGCATTTCACGAAAAAGTACATGTCAACGGTTAAAGTGTACGGGCTCACTTTGTGTTTTGCCGGGGTGTGTAACCTTGCAAGTCCCTTGGCAAAGACGTACGTCTCCTACATGGTCTACGCATCCATTCTTGGAATTCCTGTCGGCACATTTTTCGGACTGATACCACAAGTAATCAGAGATATTGTTGGGTCTGACTTCTTAACAGCTGGTGCTGGCATAGGAACATTTTTCATCGCCATCGGATCACTGATTGGACCGCCATGTGGAG GTTACATATACGACGTCACTACCGACTACAACAACTCGTTTTATTTCTACGGAAGCCTCCTTACAGTTGGAGGCTGTATGATAATGATATTAGAGCCTTACACAACAAGACGCCGACGAATTGCTGAGAGCACTACAAGACTGACCTTGAGTAACCTTGACCTGGACAAAGTATGCGTCGCCGAGGTGGCAACACAAACTGACATGAATTCTTGA